A stretch of the Macellibacteroides fermentans genome encodes the following:
- the rpoC gene encoding DNA-directed RNA polymerase subunit beta', translated as MAFRKENKIKSNFSKITIGLASPEEILENSSGEVLKPETINYRTYKPERDGLFCERIFGPIKDYECHCGKYKRIRYKGIVCDRCGVEVTEKKVRRERMGHIHLVVPVAHIWYFRSLPNKIGYLLGLPTKKLDSIIYYERYVVIQPGSVDTVAEYDLLSEEEYLQILDSLPRENQMLEDSDPNKFIAKIGAEAVYDMLARLDLDTLSYDLRHRASTDTSQQRKNEALKRLQVVESFRSSKGRNKPEWMIVRVVPVIPPELRPLVPLDGGRFATSDLNDLYRRVIIRNNRLKRLIDIKAPEVILRNEKRMLQEAVDSLFDNSRKSSAVKTDANRPLKSLSDSLKGKQGRFRQNLLGKRVDYSARSVIVVGPELKMHECGLPKNMAAELYKPFVIRKLIERGIVKTVKSAKKIVDRKEPVVWDILEHVMKGHPVLLNRAPTLHRLGIQAFQPKLIEGKAIQLHPLACTAFNADFDGDQMAVHLPLGNEAVLEAQMLMLASHNILNPANGAPITVPSQDMVLGLYYITKIRQGSLGTGLVFYGPEEATIAYNEKKVDIHAPIKVYVDDVDENGNFVKVMVETSVGRLMVNEFVPKEVGYINEVLGKKSLRDIIGKVIKVCGVARTALFLDDIKDLGYYMAFKGGLSFNLADVLIPVEKDELIKEGYAEVEQILANYSMGFITFNERYNQIIDTWTHVNSKLSNILIKQLTNDNQGFNSVFMMMDSGARGSKEQIRQLSGMRGLMAKPQKSGSEGGQIIENPILSNFKEGLSVLEYFISTHGARKGLADTALKTADAGYLTRRLVDVSHDVIINEDDCGTLRGLVCTELKNNEEVVASLYERILGRVSVHDIQHPLTGDILVEAGEEIKEDAAKKIQDSPIESVEIRSVLTCESKKGVCAKCYGRNLATGRMVQKGEVVGVIAAQSIGEPGTQLTLRTFHVGGIASNIATENSISSKFDGILEIDELRSVEAVDEATGSKYQVVVSRLAEMRIVDPNTKIVLLTHNIPYGSKLFFSNGALVKKGDVIIEWDPFNAVIVSEVAGKIEFESVVENVTYKVESDETTGLKEKIIIESKDKTKVPSAHIVDENGNYLKTYSLPLGAHVIKENGDKVKTGEVLVKIPRAVGKAGDITGGLPRVTEMFEARNPSNPAVVSEIDGEIGFGKIKRGNREITVTSKLGEVKKYMVPLSKQLLVQENDYIRAGMPLSDGATTPSDILAIKGPTAVQEYIVNEVQDVYRLQGVKINDKHFEVIVRQMMRKVEVVDPGDTRFLEQQVVDKLDVMDENDRIWGKKVVMDAGDSQTMVAGQIVTARKLRDENSMLKRRDLKLVEVRDAVPATTNQILQGITRAALQTNSFMSAASFQETTKVLNEAAINGKVDRLEGLKENVICGHLIPAGTGQRDFDKLVVGAKDEFERIFATRKNVVDFKTVEHD; from the coding sequence ATGGCCTTTAGAAAAGAAAACAAGATAAAGAGTAACTTTTCAAAAATAACCATCGGTCTTGCCTCACCCGAAGAGATTCTCGAAAACTCAAGCGGCGAAGTGCTAAAACCGGAAACGATCAATTATCGTACATACAAACCGGAAAGAGACGGGTTGTTTTGCGAACGCATCTTTGGTCCTATTAAGGATTATGAGTGTCATTGCGGAAAATACAAACGTATCAGATATAAAGGTATTGTTTGTGATCGTTGCGGGGTTGAAGTTACAGAGAAGAAAGTTCGTCGTGAACGTATGGGGCACATCCATTTGGTTGTACCTGTAGCTCATATCTGGTATTTCCGCTCACTTCCTAATAAGATTGGTTATTTATTGGGTTTACCTACTAAAAAGCTTGACTCAATCATTTATTACGAACGTTATGTGGTTATCCAACCGGGATCTGTTGATACTGTAGCTGAGTACGACCTGCTTTCTGAAGAAGAATATCTTCAGATTTTGGACTCACTGCCAAGAGAAAATCAGATGTTGGAGGATTCTGATCCAAATAAGTTTATTGCTAAGATTGGAGCAGAAGCTGTTTATGATATGTTGGCACGCTTGGATCTGGATACTTTATCTTATGATCTTCGTCACCGTGCGAGCACTGATACATCGCAACAGAGAAAAAATGAGGCTTTGAAACGATTGCAGGTGGTGGAATCTTTCCGTTCGTCAAAGGGTAGAAATAAACCCGAATGGATGATTGTACGCGTTGTTCCTGTTATTCCTCCAGAACTTCGTCCTTTGGTTCCATTGGATGGAGGTCGTTTTGCTACATCCGACTTGAATGATTTGTATCGTCGTGTTATTATCCGTAATAACCGTCTGAAACGATTAATTGATATTAAAGCTCCTGAAGTAATTTTACGTAATGAAAAACGTATGTTGCAGGAAGCTGTCGATTCATTGTTTGATAATTCAAGAAAGTCAAGTGCAGTTAAAACAGATGCTAACAGACCTTTGAAATCACTTTCAGATAGTTTGAAAGGAAAGCAAGGGCGTTTCCGTCAGAACTTATTGGGTAAACGTGTTGACTATTCAGCCCGTTCGGTAATTGTTGTTGGTCCGGAATTAAAAATGCATGAATGCGGTTTGCCAAAGAATATGGCTGCCGAATTATATAAACCATTTGTTATCCGCAAACTTATAGAAAGAGGTATTGTTAAAACAGTTAAATCTGCAAAGAAGATTGTTGATCGCAAAGAACCTGTAGTTTGGGATATTTTGGAACACGTAATGAAAGGACATCCTGTTCTTCTTAACCGTGCTCCTACATTGCACCGTTTAGGTATTCAGGCTTTCCAACCTAAATTAATTGAAGGAAAGGCAATTCAGCTGCACCCGTTGGCTTGTACCGCATTTAACGCGGACTTTGACGGTGACCAGATGGCTGTTCACTTGCCTCTTGGTAATGAAGCTGTTTTGGAAGCTCAAATGTTAATGCTTGCTTCTCATAACATTCTGAATCCGGCGAATGGTGCACCAATTACTGTTCCTTCACAGGATATGGTACTTGGTCTGTATTATATCACTAAGATTCGTCAGGGATCTCTTGGTACCGGACTTGTATTCTATGGTCCTGAAGAGGCTACTATTGCTTACAATGAAAAGAAAGTTGACATTCATGCTCCTATCAAAGTATATGTGGATGACGTGGATGAAAATGGTAACTTCGTAAAAGTGATGGTTGAAACTTCTGTTGGCCGTTTGATGGTTAATGAGTTCGTTCCAAAAGAAGTAGGTTATATCAACGAAGTTTTGGGTAAAAAATCCCTTCGTGATATTATTGGTAAGGTTATAAAGGTTTGTGGAGTTGCCAGAACGGCTCTATTCCTTGATGATATTAAGGATTTGGGTTATTACATGGCCTTTAAGGGTGGATTGTCGTTCAACTTGGCCGACGTTCTTATTCCTGTTGAGAAAGATGAGCTTATTAAAGAAGGATATGCCGAAGTTGAACAGATTTTGGCTAACTATAGCATGGGTTTCATCACTTTCAACGAACGTTATAACCAGATTATCGATACCTGGACACACGTTAACAGTAAGTTGTCTAACATCCTGATAAAACAACTTACCAACGACAATCAAGGGTTCAACTCTGTATTCATGATGATGGATTCAGGTGCCCGTGGTTCGAAAGAACAGATTCGTCAGTTGTCAGGTATGCGTGGTTTGATGGCTAAACCTCAGAAAAGTGGATCAGAAGGTGGTCAGATTATTGAAAACCCGATTCTTTCGAACTTTAAAGAAGGTTTGTCTGTGCTAGAGTACTTTATCTCTACCCACGGTGCCCGTAAAGGTTTGGCGGATACGGCGTTGAAAACAGCTGATGCTGGTTATCTGACACGTCGTTTGGTTGACGTTTCACATGATGTTATCATCAACGAAGACGACTGTGGAACATTACGTGGTCTTGTTTGTACAGAATTAAAGAATAATGAAGAGGTGGTTGCCTCTTTGTATGAAAGAATATTAGGTAGAGTTTCTGTTCATGATATTCAACATCCGTTAACAGGAGACATTCTTGTTGAGGCTGGAGAAGAAATCAAAGAAGATGCAGCTAAGAAGATTCAGGATTCACCAATTGAAAGCGTAGAAATCCGTTCTGTTCTTACTTGTGAATCGAAGAAAGGTGTTTGTGCAAAATGTTATGGACGTAACCTTGCAACAGGCCGAATGGTTCAAAAGGGAGAAGTGGTTGGTGTTATTGCTGCACAATCCATCGGTGAGCCGGGAACTCAGCTTACATTGCGTACTTTCCACGTCGGTGGTATTGCTTCAAACATTGCAACAGAAAATAGTATCTCTTCTAAGTTTGACGGTATTCTTGAGATTGACGAGCTTCGTTCGGTTGAGGCTGTAGATGAAGCTACCGGCTCAAAATATCAGGTGGTAGTTAGCCGTTTGGCCGAAATGCGTATTGTGGACCCTAATACAAAGATTGTATTGCTTACTCATAATATCCCCTACGGTTCTAAATTGTTCTTCTCAAATGGAGCATTGGTTAAGAAGGGTGATGTTATTATTGAGTGGGACCCATTCAATGCCGTTATTGTATCGGAAGTAGCTGGTAAGATTGAATTCGAAAGTGTTGTTGAAAATGTGACCTACAAGGTAGAGAGCGATGAAACAACTGGTTTGAAAGAAAAGATTATCATTGAATCTAAAGATAAGACCAAAGTTCCTTCAGCACATATCGTGGATGAGAACGGAAATTACCTGAAGACTTATAGTTTACCTCTTGGTGCACACGTTATCAAGGAGAATGGCGATAAGGTTAAGACTGGTGAAGTATTGGTTAAGATTCCTCGTGCAGTAGGTAAGGCTGGTGATATCACCGGTGGTTTGCCTCGTGTAACTGAAATGTTTGAGGCTCGTAATCCGTCTAACCCTGCAGTTGTATCCGAAATTGATGGAGAAATCGGTTTTGGTAAGATTAAGAGGGGTAATCGTGAAATTACAGTAACATCTAAGCTAGGAGAAGTTAAGAAGTATATGGTACCTCTGTCTAAGCAGTTGTTGGTACAAGAAAATGACTATATCCGTGCGGGTATGCCGCTTTCTGACGGAGCTACAACTCCTTCGGATATCTTGGCAATCAAGGGTCCTACAGCAGTCCAGGAATACATTGTGAACGAAGTTCAGGATGTTTACCGTCTGCAGGGTGTGAAGATTAATGACAAGCACTTTGAAGTTATCGTTCGTCAGATGATGCGCAAGGTAGAAGTTGTTGATCCGGGAGATACACGTTTCCTTGAACAGCAGGTGGTTGATAAATTGGATGTAATGGATGAGAATGATCGTATCTGGGGTAAGAAGGTTGTCATGGATGCCGGAGATTCTCAGACTATGGTTGCAGGGCAGATTGTTACAGCTCGTAAGTTAAGAGATGAAAACAGTATGTTGAAGCGCCGAGATCTTAAATTGGTTGAAGTACGTGATGCAGTTCCTGCTACTACGAACCAGATTCTTCAGGGTATCACCCGTGCTGCATTGCAAACTAACAGCTTTATGTCTGCTGCATCCTTCCAGGAAACTACGAAGGTATTGAACGAAGCTGCTATCAATGGTAAAGTAGACCGTTTGGAAGGTTTGAAGGAAAACGTTATTTGCGGACACCTCATCCCTGCTGGTACTGGTCAGCGAGATTTCGACAAACTTGTAGTAGGCGCAAAAGACGAATTCGAACGTATTTTTGCTACCAGAAAGAATGTGGTCGACTTCAAGACTGTAGAGCATGATTAA